Proteins encoded in a region of the Candidatus Zixiibacteriota bacterium genome:
- a CDS encoding DUF2807 domain-containing protein: protein MYTKQAVLMVAVIAMLCVSCSEDNQSNPLTSSTIKGSGVLETESRTVGDFDELTLSAAGKVNITFGVPQSVTVTVDDNIMPYLQTGHSGSHLDIRVQDGIDARDYDLVVDLVVADLKALELAGVGSMGGHNTLQTEHIDLALTGAGTIDLDVEVSTVSTLFSGPGSLTLTGTADTHTCEMSSAGDLHAFELSTGTTDVTLSGVGSAEVNVSESLDANLSGLGSVYYRGNPTITGTDTGLGGVIDAN, encoded by the coding sequence ATGTATACCAAGCAGGCTGTCTTGATGGTAGCCGTCATAGCAATGCTGTGTGTGTCCTGCAGCGAGGATAACCAAAGCAACCCGCTAACTTCTTCAACGATCAAGGGGTCCGGCGTGTTGGAAACGGAAAGCCGCACCGTAGGCGACTTCGACGAACTTACATTGAGTGCTGCCGGTAAGGTCAATATCACTTTCGGCGTTCCGCAGTCGGTGACTGTTACTGTCGACGACAATATTATGCCGTACCTTCAGACCGGTCACTCAGGAAGTCACCTGGACATCCGAGTTCAAGACGGCATCGATGCGAGAGACTACGATTTGGTTGTTGATCTTGTCGTGGCCGACCTGAAGGCACTGGAGTTGGCAGGTGTCGGGAGCATGGGTGGACACAACACTCTCCAAACCGAGCACATTGACCTGGCCCTTACCGGAGCCGGCACAATAGACCTGGATGTGGAAGTCTCAACAGTCAGTACGCTGTTTAGCGGACCGGGTAGCTTGACACTGACAGGTACAGCCGACACCCACACCTGTGAGATGTCATCGGCCGGCGACCTGCACGCATTTGAGCTTTCCACCGGGACAACCGACGTGACACTCAGCGGTGTCGGCAGCGCCGAGGTCAATGTATCCGAATCTTTGGATGCTAATCTATCCGGTCTCGGTTCCGTCTATTATCGTGGTAACCCGACCATCACCGGCACCGACACCGGCCTGGGCGGGGTGATCGACGCCAATTGA